Below is a genomic region from Telmatobacter sp. DSM 110680.
TTTCCGGCCTAGTGCGCCAAGTGGCACAAGTGCCAGATTCCGTATCCCACCAGAAAGATGCAGCCCTGAAGAAGAACAGCCGAGCGAACACCTCGTGCCAATCCAAGGCCATCGGGGTTTGTATCAGTGCTTTCGACGTCGACTGCGCGGGACTTCTCTGCGCGACAGAGTTCGGAGGATTCGCCGATCGAGATGACGCTTGCCGGTAGAAAAAATGAGTTGGAAGGAGCGGCGATTCTGAATGCCGGGGCCCGAAATTCGCAGACGGTTTGAGATGGCACGATAACTCCCACCCTGAAGGTGCATGCAGGAGGAAGCACACACCCTTCAGGACTTGAGCAAATTCGCTCACTGATGAAGCGATTTTCCCGCTCTTTCTTCAGGAAATATGTGATTTATATCACTAGCGTTGATCGCTGAAACAGACCCATATTTGTGGATATTCGGTACCAAAGTTTGGCCCCGTGGGGTGGTCAAAAAACGAGGCCGCTGATAGGCCGCGCAGTTGGAAAAGTAGTTTGAGCAAATGAGAACTGTGGTGGGGCAGAAATTGTGCTTTCCCACCCAGACAGAGCTTGGATCGGGCACCCAGAGTGCGCTGATGGAATGCATGTTTGTTGTTGCGTGTGCTCAGCAGTTGGCGTCGGTGCTGCGTTTGCGAAAGACGATCTGCAATTGCTGACGCCAGTGTTCACTCAGAGCGATAAACTCCCAATCGACTTCGGGAGAGAAGTAACGCAGCACGGGCAGGTTGGCGGGATGTATGCGCAGCGCCGGTGCGGCGAGCAAGAGGCGTGGAGACAGAGGCGATATCTCGGTGTCGGGAAAATATGCTTCCCGTTCGAAGGCGGAGAGCGGACGATCGCTGACGGCGGTGCGCTGGCGATCGGCATTGAGAGCTCGAACCCGTATCCAGTAGTCGAGTGCCTGCAGAGGCAGATGTAGATCTTCATCTGCTTTGAGTTCGATGACGACCAGGCGACCATTGCGATCAAGAGTAAGAAGGTCGAGCATGCCGCGATCACCGGAAGAGAGCGCCGGGACCTGCGAGTAGAGTTGGTCGCCGCGAAGAGAAGGAAGAAGGTCGCTGAGTCCGGCGCGAAACTCCGATTCGAGCCAGCGTTCAGGCTGAATGCGGAAGAGCGGATCTTTGTGCACTCCGTCGCGATGACGACTCGCGAAAAGGCGAGCACAGAGTTCCCGGCAAAGGTCTTCGGTTTCTTCAGTGAGCGGAGTTTCGTTGGCGCCAGCGCCGAAGGTGATTTCGTTCTGCTGCGAGAACGACAGCGTATTCGCGCCGTGGCGGACGCGGGCAAACTCCAGACCGTGCAGGAGCAGTCCCACCTCGGTTGCAGAATGAGCGCGGAACTCTACGCGAGTCCTTGCATCCGGCGGGAGAAGCTGCATGACTCTGTCAATGCCAGGTTGGCAGCGATTAAGCGCGGCCTCTTGCGAAAACGCATGCATGAGGCGTGCGACCTGGTTGCCGCTGTCGCGAATGTCGACGGGCTCAAGCTCTTCGCTCCGTTCATCGAGCGTGAATAGCTGAAAATCGGCAGCGGCGTGGTTGAGCCATGCCATGCGCTCGGCGGTGGTGCGTGCAGAGCCTTTGGGCACAATCACCTTGAGTCCGCCAAAGTGACGCCGCGCATCGGCATGATTGCGGCAGTAATCGAGCCAAAGAATGCCGAGGGTGAGGATGTCGTCGATTGTCGAGGGGGATTCTGCTTCGCTCACGCCGATGATGGCTTCAGCAGCGGTGCCGCGCAGAAGGCGTCCGCGAATATAGGCGGGACCGAAGCTATGTTCAAGGTCCATAGCCGAACGCAGGCCGTCTACCTTGGCACCGAGGAAGGCGCGAGAGAGAACGCGCTCCACTAGCCGCTGATAATTACGGCGTGCGGAGTCGCGGGAAGTGGGTGTGCGGCGGTCGGTGTTAGGGACGAGTTCAAGGGCCTGCGGCTTGGGTGCGCCCATGCGGCGGGTGATGATGCGCAGACATTGTGCCCGGTGCTGGATCTCAATCACCGTACGCATGAGATTGCGTTCTTCGCTCCAGAGCTGAAAGAGGCAGCGGCCGTGCGACTGGGTTACGGAGTAATGGGCAAGGCGCATATCGAACAGAACGCGGCCGTCTTCAAGCAATGCCGCCGCCGGATGATTGGCAAGATACTCTTCTAGGATTTCAGCGAGTGCCCCGGCGGATGGGATGTCGACTGCTGTGGGCACGCGCCAACTACCAGTTCTGCCGCGAGCGCAGATTGGTAATGTGCGCGGTGTGATGGCGGGAGTGCCATGCGTAGAGGGCTAGAACTGTGGCAAGATTCTGGCGGCCGTTTTCAGGATGAACATAGCCGCGCAGGAAGTCGGCTTCAGAGAATGACTCGAGCAGCGCTACCCAGCGCTGGTGGAGGGCAGCAACCATTGCGAGCGAGCCATCGATCGGCAGGCGGTTGTCGGCAAGGCGGGCCCAGGCGGCTTCGTCATAAGGCTTGATGGTGGGCCAATCTTCGGTGAGGGCAAGTTTGTAACGGACGTATGCGTTGGCGTGACTGTCAGCAATGTGGTGCACGAGTTGACGCACAGTCCAGCCGCCTTCGCGATAGGGTGTGTCGAGCTGGGCATTGGTGAGACTGTGAACGGCAGTGTGCAACTGCTCAGGAAGCTTGCGGAGGATTTCGATCTGGCTAGAGCGTGTGCCGAGGTCAGACGAGGCGGGCGGGGAGAACCGGCCGATCGGGTAGCGAAGGTCTTCCAAGTCTGTCATTGCCCAAATGCCTGGAGGCTTGCGGCGCACCGGATTCTTCGGCGCCGGCGAGAGATTAACTACTGAGAGGGGTGATGCTTCGGCATCTTGTGTTTCGGTGCCTGCTTGTATTGGTTGTTCTTCACATGCAAGCCCTTGGGATGTTCTACAACCCGCGGATCCTTAGGCGGCTTTTTGTGAAAAGGCCATATAGCAAAGGCCGGAGCAGCACAGACGACCAGAAACAGCACCGCAACTGCAGATTTCCTCATGGCTGGAATGTAGCACGAGAACGAAGCCAGCGAAAGTACCGGAAGTCACCCGGCGCATAACGGTAATCAAACTGAACAGGAAGGACTTTAGCCCTTTAAAAAAGACGGGCGGCCGAATCGCGCATTTGCCGGGACTGGCCCACTTAAAATGAGCCAGCCATTCGGATTGATTCGTTTACGAAGCCTTAGTGCCCTGAGCGTGTCGAACCGGGACTAGGCCTTGTGGTGGTGATGGTGACGATGATGATGGTGATGCGTAGTCGCGGCAAACGCCGGAGCTGCGAACACGAGGACCAGGAGCATAGCAGCAAAGATCTTCTTCATGGGGTGAATCTAGCATGATGTCCTTTGTGGAAATACCAACACGGGGCATATGAATCAAGTGAGGAAACGGCCGATCCCAACATGCGGTGATTTGACCTGAGGCGTAAACTGAATTTAACGATGAGCCTACCTGTCACTTCCCCCCAGCCTAGTCACAGACGTTACTTTTTTGAAAAATTTGGAATCACCGAGCGACTGCTTGAGCGCTGCCTCGGCGAAGCCCTATCCGCCGGCGGCGACTATGCCGATCTCTACTTTGAGTCGGTGACTTCGACGTCGCTGGGCGTGGACGAGCAGATTGTGAAGTCCGCCAGCCAGGGGACGAGCGCAGGGTGCGGGATTCGCGTGCTTTCCGGCGAGCGGACCGGATACGCGTATACCGATAATTTGAGCCCGGAGCGGCTTCTTCATGCGGCACGGACTGCAGCGATGATTGCATCGGGGCCAGCCAAACAGCTGGTGCAGGGATTCACAGAAACAGAAGGCGCAGACCTCTATCCGGTTCCGTTGGGTGGGTTCGACCTGGACCTGGCAGCGCGGCTGGAGTTGATTCTGCGGGCTGATCGCGCGGCGCGGGCGTACGACTCGCGCATTGTGCAGGTGCGTTCGAGTTATAGCGAGGAGCTGCGGCGTATTTTGATCGCGGCTTCGGATGGAGCGTTTGCCAGTGATACGCAGCCTCTGTGCAGGCTGAACGTGTTTGTGATTGCCAAGGACGGCCCGACGACAACCAAAGGATCGAGTGGCGCAGGCGGACGAGCGGGGCTGGAGCAGTTTGTGGGATCGAAGAGCCCGGAGCACCTGGCACAAGAGGCGGCGCGCGGGGCAATTCTGCAGCTTGGGGCGGTTGCGGCTCCGGCGGGCGAGATGCAGGTGGTGCTGGGGCCGGGATGGCCGGGAGTTCTGCTGCACGAGGCCGTGGGTCATGGGCTTGAGGCGGACTTTAACCGTAAAGGGACATCGGCTTTTACCGGATTGATTGGGCGAACTGTAGCTAGCACCAAGGTGACCGTAGTGGATAACGGCACGATGGCCGGGCGGCGTGGATCGCTGAATGTGGACGACGAGGGTTCGCCTACACAGGAGACCGTGCTGATTGAGAATGGCATCCTGAAGGGCTATCTCACGGACAAGCTTTCGGCACGGCTGACGGGGACGGCCAATACTGGTTCGGGGCGGCGGGAAAGCTATCACTGCATTCCAATGCCACGCATGACCAATACCTATATGCTGGCTGGCGATGATGCGCCTGAAGATATCCTGCGCTCGGTGAAGCGGGGCCTCTATGCCGTGAACTTTGGCGGCGGACAGGTGGACATCACCAATGGAAAGTTTGTCTTCTCTGCATCCGAGGCTTACTTGATTGAAGACGGCAAGATTACAGCTCCGGTGAAGGATGCAACTCTGATCGGGAACGGGCCCGAAGCTCTGAAGTATGTGTCGATGGTGGGAAACGATCTGAAGCTCGATGAGGGCATCGGGACCTGCGGCAAGGATGGGCAGAGCGTGCCGGTAGGCGTCGGGATGCCGACGATCAAGCTGGATAAGATGACGGTGGGTGGGACGGGGCGGTAGGAACGTGCCTCCGGGGCCAACGCCCCGCAAGTTCTTGGACGGCCGTTTGCACGGCTGAAGCCGTCCCCCAAAGCCGCGAGCCTTCCGTAAACTGTGAATCGACGGCCGTGCGCAATTACTTCTGGTGGTCGGCTAGCCATTTTGCGGAACGGGCTTGTGCCGTGGCGAGGTCGGCGGGAGTGAGGTGCTGGCCAACCATATCGCGGGTTTTCTCTGCCTCTTGCTGATGTGATCCGGACCAGTTTTTGGCGGCTAGATCAAGCCAGACATAGGACTCCACAAGATTGACCGGGACTCCCTGGCCATTGGCGTACATGGAGCCGAGGTTGAACTGTGCACGAGGCAGTCCTTGCTCGGCTGCTTTGGCATACCAGGCAGCGGCCTGGGCGTAGTTCTTTTCGACTCCGGTGCCATTGTCGTAGAGCAGGCCGAGGTTGAACTGGGCTGAGGCGTTTCCCTGCTCAGCGGCGCGGCGGTAGAGGTCGGCGGCCTGGGAATAATCCTGCGGAACGGCGATACCGCGTTCATAGAAAGTGCCGAGGTTGTATTGGGCTTCGGGAACGTTCTGCAGGGCGGCTTTTCGATACCATCCCGCCGCCTGGGCGTAGTCCTGGGGAATGCCAGCGCCGCGATCGCAGAGCAAGCCAAGATGCAGTTGGGCGGGGGCATAGCCCTGTTCAGCAGCTTTTCGGTAGGCGGCAGCGGCCCGGGCATCATCCTGCGGAAGACCATTGCCCGCTTCGTAGAGCGTGCCGAGGTCGTACTGAGCATGTGCCAACCCTTGATCTGCGGCTTTTTGGAGCCAGGATGCGGCTGCGGTATAGTCCTGCGCGACAGATATCCCTGAGAGATAGGCTTCGCCTACGGCGAGTTGGGCTTGGGCATCGCCGGCATTGGCCTTATTCAGCAGCGCGGGATCGATGGTCTTCTTTTGGGCAATGAGCGGAAGGCACATGAACACAACAAGGTAGAGAAAAAATGGCGGTATATGGCGCGACGTCATAGGGCCTTTCGGTAGAACTCATCACGATAGCAAATTATGCGGGGGCTGGTTGTGATGGAGAGCCGCTGTCCGGATGCGCCATACAGGATGCGCCGGACCTGCACTATATTGCGTCGGTTTGTTAAGGTTGACCCATGCCGGAAGCTGTTCAAATCCCTGAAGTGTCCACCGTCGATCTTGAATCCCTTGCAACCGATGTCGTGAAGCAGGCCATGAAGGCGGGCGCCAGCGATGCCGAGGTTGTCGTCCGTGAAGGCGACGAGTTCAGCGTGAATGTGCGCATGGGGCAGGTTGAGACGCTGAAGGAGTCGGGCTCGCGGGCTCTGGGGCTGCGGGTGTTTCGCGGAACGCGTTCGGCATCGGCATCGACGAGCGATCTGACTGTGGATGGGATACGTCAACTGGTGGAGGGCGCGATGGCGCTGTCTTCAGTGACAGAGGAAGACCCGTTCGTCGGACTGCCCGAGACAGAGGAGTTTGGCTCGATCAAAGATGATCTGCATCTTTATTTCGAGGATGTGTATTCTCTTCCGGGGGCTGAGCGCATCGAGTGGGCTCGGCGGGCAGAGGCGGCGGCGATGGCTGCTGATCCGCGGATTACAAATTCGGATGGCGGAAGTTTTGACGCAGCAACAGGCAGTAAGGTTCTGGCCAATTCGCGCGGATTTGTGGGGAGCTATCGATCAAGCTATGCGGGAGTTTCCGCGGCTCCGCTGGCGCGGGATGAGAACGGGCAGATGCAGCGGGACGGATGGTGGTCGAGCGCGCGGTGCTTCGCGCACCTCGAATCCCCTGAAGCCGTGGGAGCCGAAGCGGCACGGCGGACGGTGCGGCGGCTGGGTGCACAGCGCGTGGCTACGCAGCAAGTGCCCATTGTGTTTGCACCAGAAGTGGCGCGGTCTCTGGTTGGATCAGTGTTCGAAGCGGCCTCTGGCGATGCGATCTGGCGGCACGCTTCGTACCTGGCGGGCAAGCTGGGCGAGCAGATCGGCGCGACGACGATCAACATCATCGACGACAACGTTATGCTGCTGCCAACTGGAGTGGGCGGTTTCGGTAGCTCACCGTTTGATGGCGAGGGGTTGCCGACGCGGCGCACGGTGGTGGTGGAGGGAGGGGTGTTCCGCAACTATATGCTGAATACCTACGCCGCGCGGAAGCTGGGAATGAAGTCCACGCACAACGCGTCGCGCGGACTTGCGGGTACGCCGGGGATCAGTTGCGGCAATCTGTATCTCGAACCGGGAACGCAGACGCCGGAGGAGATTATCGGTGGCATCAAGGCGGGCCTGTATGTCACGAGCCTGATGGGATTCGGAACGAACATCGTGACCGGCGACTATTCGCGGGGTGCGGCGGGTTTGTGGATTGAGAACGGACACCTGACGCATGCGGTAGAAGAAATCACGATTGCCGGACACTTGGGCGACATGCTGATGAATGTGACGGCGATCGGGAACGATCTGGTGTTTCGCGGATCGGTGGCGTCGCCAACTCTGCGGATTGACGGGATGACGATTGCGGGAGCGTAGGCGGAGCGCGAGTGAGCGTCGAATTGCAATCCGTTCCATTCGATCCGGCTGAAGCCAAGGCAGCGCTCACTCAGCTACCTACCGCTCCAGCGGTGTTTGCGCTCTACGGTGCGGAAGCCAAAGACGAGCCCTATATCGGGCGCACACCGAATCTTCGCGGACGGCTGGAGCGGCTGCTGCAGCCTTCCGCGAAGCATCCACGACGTCTGCAACTGGCCGGGCGGGTGCGGCGGATTGCCTGGCACCTTACCGGTTCGGAATTTGAATCGCTGCTCACACAATTTTCTTTGCTTGAGGATGTGTACGGGGCGAAGGCGTTGGAGCGCATGCATCTGCGCGCGCCGGCATTTGTGCGGTATCTTGGCGGCAATCCTTATCCGCGAATCGTGGTGACGAACAAGCCAAGCCAGCGGGAGGCCGACTGGGCTTACGGTCCATTTGCTTCGCGCGCAGCGGCGGAGCGGTTTGCCGATGAGGCGCTGAAGCTGTTTCTGCTGCGGCGGTGCACCGATGATTTAAATCCTGACCCAAGCCATCCGGGGTGCGTGTACTCGGAGATGAAGATGTGCCTGGCTCCCTGCTACAAAGGCTGCACGGATGAGCGCTACGCCGAAGAGTCGGCTGCGGTGCAGGATTTTCTGGCTACGCGTGGCGAGAGCAAGCTCGTGGTCCTGCGCGGCGAGCGGGATGCCGCCTCTGCCAATCTTGCGTTTGAAGATGCTGCCGCGCTGCATGCACAGGTGCAGAAGGTAGAAGCGGTGCGGGCGTTGGCTCCGGAACTTGTGCAGCCAATGAACAGACTGCGGGCTGTGGTCCTCCAAGCATCGGCAAATCTTGATGAGGTCGCAGTGTTTCTATTCGAGCGCGGTTCACTGCGCGGACCCGCCCTCTTCTCGACGATCGGGATGCGGATACAGAATGAGCAGTCGGGGTCGAGTTCGCTGTTTGCGCAGCCTATGGCTCTGGAACCCGTGCCGGATGAGACAGGGATCAGGGAACAAGGAACAGGGAGTAACGAACAAGAACCGGCAACGCACGGGAGGATTCCGCGGACGATGCTGGAGGCGCGGATGGAAGCGGTGCTGGCCAAGTTGGAAGAAGACGACGGATCTACGCCTTCAGCAACCGTGCGGCAGGCTCATCTTGCGTTATTGAAGCGCTGGTATTACCGGCCCGAGGTGAAACGCGAGGGCGAAATATGCTTCCCGGAGGGCGATGGCCACTGGCCGATCAAGTCGCTGCTGCGCGGCGTGGGTCGCGTCGCTGCGAAGAGACTGGCGACGGCAAAGCCACAGTGAGAGAATGGCGGCGACCCTATGCACACAGTCGAAAACATCCGGCAAATGCTTGCGCGTGGCCGGCGTCTAGACACTGGGCGTGCATGGGAGGTCGTGGAACTGGTGGAGGGGCGCCCGATGATGCTTGCCCGGCTGGTGGAGTGCCTCTGGGACGATGACGTAGCGATTTCGAATCGTGCTGCCGATGCGCTGGAGCGTGTGACCCGACAGCGACCTGCACTGGCGCAACAATGGAAGGAACCCTTGCTCGGATTAATGGCGGAGGCCGCGGAAAAGAAACTGCGCTGGAACCTCGCCTTGGTGATTCCGCGACTGAAACTCTCCGCGATCGACTGCCGCAGGGTGGCCGCCGCACTCAACTCCTATCTGGCTGATCCTAGTTCCATTGTTAAAACCTCTGCGCTGCATGGGCTTGCCGACTTGACGCGGCAGGATCCGGAACTGTTGCCGGATGTTCTTGACCTCCTGCGCGTGACGGGTCGCTCGGGAACACCGGCCATGCGCGCGCGGAGCCGGATTCTGCTGAAAGCCTTTGAACGCAGCCAGCAGAAGATCGTAAACCGAAGCTCTATCCATATGTTCGACTGATACACTGAGAACCCGAAGAGAACGCGCCAACAAGCTTATGGCTCAACTGCTTCCGGCATCACGATGATTCAACTTCTGCCTTCGATATTGTCTGCTGATTTCGCGCACCTCGCGGACGAGGTTGCCGCGGCTGAACGAGGCGGCGGCACGGTGATCCATGTGGACATTATGGACGGGCATTTCGTGCCCAACATCACCATAGGCCCGCCCGTAGTGAAGAGCCTGCGCAAAGCCACCAAGCTACCGCTGGACTGCCACCTGATGATCGAGAACCCGGATGAGTTCATTCCGGCTTTTGCCGATGCGGGGGCCAACTGGGTGAGCGTGCACTACGAAGCTTGCCGGCACCTGCACCGGTCGCTCGAACTCATTAGGCACCACGGGATGGAGCCTGCAGTTGTTCTGAACCCCGCCACGCGGGTTGAGCTGATTCGCGACATCCTGCCCATGGTCCACCATGTGCTGATCATGAGTGTGAACCCGGGGTTTGGAGGGCAGAGCTTCATTCCCTTCTCTCTGGACAAGATCCGGCGGCTGGCCCAGTTGCGCACGGAACTGGGGCTGGCATTTAAAATCGAAGTTGATGGCGGGGTGGCTCACGACACGGTTGCCCAGGTCGTCCAAGCAGGAGCGGAGCTATTGGTGGCCGGGAACGCCGTGTTTGGCGCCGGTCAAGCCGAACGGGATGCACGCGAACTGCTGGCAGCGGCACGCAAAGCCGCTGGAGAATGGTTCAAGTAAAACGCAAAGCTCGCGGCAGCTTTCCCCCTGCCGCACATTGAGGTGGTATGAAGCGGTTGTCGAGAAGTTTTGCTGCGTTGGCGCTGGCATCGCTGGTGCTGTGCGGGGTTGCGGCCCAGGCCAAAGAGAAGAAGCCCAAGCACAAGAAGAATCAGGATTTGAGCGCGAATCCTCTGGCGAACGTGAACTCGAAGCAGCCTGACAAGGAGCTGTTTGATAAGGCAATGATCGCGCTGAAGAAGGGCCGGTACGACGTGGCCCGGCTCGATCTGCAGACCATGCTCAATACGTATCCGGATTCGGAATATCGGATGCGCGCCAAGCTTGCGGTTGGCGACAGCTGGTTCAAAGAGGGCGGCACAGCGGCGCTGACCCAGGCCGAGAGCGAGTACAAGGACTTCATCACCTTCTTCCCCAATGCGCCTGAAGCGGCTGAAGCACAGATGAAGGTAGGCGACATCTATTACCA
It encodes:
- a CDS encoding YfiT family bacillithiol transferase, whose amino-acid sequence is MTDLEDLRYPIGRFSPPASSDLGTRSSQIEILRKLPEQLHTAVHSLTNAQLDTPYREGGWTVRQLVHHIADSHANAYVRYKLALTEDWPTIKPYDEAAWARLADNRLPIDGSLAMVAALHQRWVALLESFSEADFLRGYVHPENGRQNLATVLALYAWHSRHHTAHITNLRSRQNW
- the tldD gene encoding metalloprotease TldD — its product is MSLPVTSPQPSHRRYFFEKFGITERLLERCLGEALSAGGDYADLYFESVTSTSLGVDEQIVKSASQGTSAGCGIRVLSGERTGYAYTDNLSPERLLHAARTAAMIASGPAKQLVQGFTETEGADLYPVPLGGFDLDLAARLELILRADRAARAYDSRIVQVRSSYSEELRRILIAASDGAFASDTQPLCRLNVFVIAKDGPTTTKGSSGAGGRAGLEQFVGSKSPEHLAQEAARGAILQLGAVAAPAGEMQVVLGPGWPGVLLHEAVGHGLEADFNRKGTSAFTGLIGRTVASTKVTVVDNGTMAGRRGSLNVDDEGSPTQETVLIENGILKGYLTDKLSARLTGTANTGSGRRESYHCIPMPRMTNTYMLAGDDAPEDILRSVKRGLYAVNFGGGQVDITNGKFVFSASEAYLIEDGKITAPVKDATLIGNGPEALKYVSMVGNDLKLDEGIGTCGKDGQSVPVGVGMPTIKLDKMTVGGTGR
- a CDS encoding tetratricopeptide repeat protein — encoded protein: MTSRHIPPFFLYLVVFMCLPLIAQKKTIDPALLNKANAGDAQAQLAVGEAYLSGISVAQDYTAAASWLQKAADQGLAHAQYDLGTLYEAGNGLPQDDARAAAAYRKAAEQGYAPAQLHLGLLCDRGAGIPQDYAQAAGWYRKAALQNVPEAQYNLGTFYERGIAVPQDYSQAADLYRRAAEQGNASAQFNLGLLYDNGTGVEKNYAQAAAWYAKAAEQGLPRAQFNLGSMYANGQGVPVNLVESYVWLDLAAKNWSGSHQQEAEKTRDMVGQHLTPADLATAQARSAKWLADHQK
- a CDS encoding TldD/PmbA family protein yields the protein MPEAVQIPEVSTVDLESLATDVVKQAMKAGASDAEVVVREGDEFSVNVRMGQVETLKESGSRALGLRVFRGTRSASASTSDLTVDGIRQLVEGAMALSSVTEEDPFVGLPETEEFGSIKDDLHLYFEDVYSLPGAERIEWARRAEAAAMAADPRITNSDGGSFDAATGSKVLANSRGFVGSYRSSYAGVSAAPLARDENGQMQRDGWWSSARCFAHLESPEAVGAEAARRTVRRLGAQRVATQQVPIVFAPEVARSLVGSVFEAASGDAIWRHASYLAGKLGEQIGATTINIIDDNVMLLPTGVGGFGSSPFDGEGLPTRRTVVVEGGVFRNYMLNTYAARKLGMKSTHNASRGLAGTPGISCGNLYLEPGTQTPEEIIGGIKAGLYVTSLMGFGTNIVTGDYSRGAAGLWIENGHLTHAVEEITIAGHLGDMLMNVTAIGNDLVFRGSVASPTLRIDGMTIAGA
- a CDS encoding excinuclease ABC subunit C; this encodes MSVELQSVPFDPAEAKAALTQLPTAPAVFALYGAEAKDEPYIGRTPNLRGRLERLLQPSAKHPRRLQLAGRVRRIAWHLTGSEFESLLTQFSLLEDVYGAKALERMHLRAPAFVRYLGGNPYPRIVVTNKPSQREADWAYGPFASRAAAERFADEALKLFLLRRCTDDLNPDPSHPGCVYSEMKMCLAPCYKGCTDERYAEESAAVQDFLATRGESKLVVLRGERDAASANLAFEDAAALHAQVQKVEAVRALAPELVQPMNRLRAVVLQASANLDEVAVFLFERGSLRGPALFSTIGMRIQNEQSGSSSLFAQPMALEPVPDETGIREQGTGSNEQEPATHGRIPRTMLEARMEAVLAKLEEDDGSTPSATVRQAHLALLKRWYYRPEVKREGEICFPEGDGHWPIKSLLRGVGRVAAKRLATAKPQ
- the rpe gene encoding ribulose-phosphate 3-epimerase, with translation MIQLLPSILSADFAHLADEVAAAERGGGTVIHVDIMDGHFVPNITIGPPVVKSLRKATKLPLDCHLMIENPDEFIPAFADAGANWVSVHYEACRHLHRSLELIRHHGMEPAVVLNPATRVELIRDILPMVHHVLIMSVNPGFGGQSFIPFSLDKIRRLAQLRTELGLAFKIEVDGGVAHDTVAQVVQAGAELLVAGNAVFGAGQAERDARELLAAARKAAGEWFK